One region of Microbacterium rhizosphaerae genomic DNA includes:
- a CDS encoding nitroreductase family deazaflavin-dependent oxidoreductase — protein sequence MAGLVSVVRSIVAPLTRTRLFRVAAPVLLPPIERLLAALTGGRVQLSALLVPSLVLHTIGARTGEVRDVPLMYTPDGRGRAIVAGTNFAGTKHPAWTANLLAHPDATITVRGRELPVRASLIPDAERDATWARIEAQWPGYRGYERDSGRTVRLFRLQPV from the coding sequence ATGGCCGGTCTCGTCTCCGTCGTCCGCTCGATCGTCGCTCCGCTGACCCGGACGCGACTGTTCCGGGTGGCGGCACCCGTCCTGCTGCCGCCGATCGAGCGACTGCTCGCGGCCCTCACGGGTGGTCGCGTCCAGCTGAGCGCCCTGCTCGTCCCCTCACTGGTGCTCCACACGATCGGCGCACGCACGGGCGAGGTGCGCGACGTGCCCCTCATGTACACACCCGACGGCCGCGGCCGGGCGATCGTGGCGGGAACGAACTTCGCCGGGACGAAGCATCCCGCCTGGACGGCGAACCTGCTCGCACACCCCGATGCCACGATCACCGTGCGCGGGCGTGAGCTCCCGGTGCGCGCCTCGCTCATCCCCGATGCCGAGCGTGATGCGACGTGGGCGCGCATCGAGGCGCAGTGGCCGGGATACCGCGGCTACGAGCGCGATTCCGGCCGAACCGTGCGGCTCTTCCGGCTCCAGCCGGTCTGA
- the mobA gene encoding molybdenum cofactor guanylyltransferase yields the protein MRAAAILLAGGRATRMGGVDKPLVEVHGRSLLQRAVDAVHHCSPIVVVGPPSSVEGAQPVWVREDPPFGGPAAAIVAAVDLVGESDWTFVLACDLPFAADAVAALTQAIGTLPAGVDGVCLGDGSSRPQWLSGVYGTRALREAASTLPDRGRDAPVRALIDELAIAVVAAPHAAQDIDTWEDLREIEEDRHE from the coding sequence GTGAGGGCCGCGGCGATCCTCCTCGCGGGCGGACGCGCGACGCGCATGGGCGGAGTCGACAAGCCGCTCGTCGAGGTGCACGGACGATCCCTGCTGCAGAGGGCGGTGGATGCCGTGCACCACTGCTCCCCGATCGTGGTCGTCGGCCCGCCATCGTCGGTCGAGGGCGCGCAGCCGGTGTGGGTGCGCGAGGACCCTCCGTTCGGCGGACCGGCCGCCGCGATCGTCGCCGCGGTCGACCTCGTCGGCGAGAGCGACTGGACCTTCGTGCTCGCCTGCGACCTTCCGTTCGCCGCAGATGCGGTGGCCGCGCTCACGCAGGCGATCGGCACCCTCCCGGCCGGCGTCGACGGCGTGTGCCTGGGCGATGGATCGAGCAGGCCGCAGTGGCTCTCGGGCGTCTACGGAACGCGAGCGCTGCGGGAGGCGGCATCCACCCTCCCCGATCGCGGGCGGGATGCGCCGGTCCGCGCGCTGATCGACGAGCTCGCGATCGCCGTGGTTGCCGCGCCGCACGCTGCGCAGGACATCGACACGTGGGAGGATCTGCGAGAGATCGAGGAGGACCGTCATGAGTGA
- a CDS encoding GNAT family N-acetyltransferase has translation MARIRPFRPGDEPALSDICVRTGDAGGDATGLYSSDDLLGAIFVLPYVARHPDYAWVVESDDGRVIGYVVGAPDTRAFDAWFRDEWWPRYREQFPPQTGRESEEDHILDGAYRRASGPSESAASDYPAHLHIDLMPETQGQGFGRALIETLMDRFRDAGVPGVHLVASARNTGAAAFYPRVGFTLVPSEPGVLVFVRRL, from the coding sequence GTGGCGCGCATCCGTCCCTTCCGGCCCGGCGACGAGCCCGCGCTCTCCGACATCTGCGTACGGACGGGGGATGCCGGCGGCGATGCGACGGGCCTCTACTCGAGCGATGACCTCCTGGGCGCGATCTTCGTGTTGCCCTACGTCGCGCGTCACCCGGACTACGCGTGGGTCGTCGAGTCCGACGACGGTCGGGTCATCGGCTATGTCGTGGGCGCTCCCGACACGCGGGCCTTCGATGCATGGTTCCGCGACGAATGGTGGCCGCGGTATCGGGAGCAGTTCCCTCCGCAGACGGGACGGGAGTCGGAGGAGGACCACATCCTCGACGGCGCCTACCGCCGCGCTTCCGGTCCCTCCGAGAGCGCCGCGAGCGACTACCCGGCCCACCTGCACATCGACCTGATGCCCGAGACGCAGGGGCAGGGCTTCGGCCGCGCCCTCATCGAGACGCTCATGGACCGGTTCCGGGATGCCGGCGTCCCCGGCGTCCACCTCGTCGCCTCGGCGCGCAACACCGGGGCAGCGGCGTTCTATCCCCGTGTCGGCTTCACGCTCGTGCCGTCGGAGCCCGGCGTCCTGGTGTTCGTCCGGCGGCTCTGA
- a CDS encoding helicase HerA-like domain-containing protein, translated as MTDADVTAAEAELARLRAEAEAAEAQLKAAQAKAALAAAEAEAAKARAESAAPAAPAPAPDPSPAPVADPSPSPVAEPAPVAEPVEARQTSASSGDPSTGSGTGGTGSGTGGTGSGTGGTGSGTGGAGPLDPSQVAAVAAGYAFEGTTLDLGALVNAAPVPSAQIRIPIAMLNRHGLVAGATGTGKTRTLQGLAEQLASKGVPVFAADIKGDLSGVATAGEPNEKLLARTSAIGQDWQPEASVTEYYALGGVGKGVPVRATVTGFGPLLLSKVLGLNATQESSLGLVFHFADQHGLALVDLSDLRAVLTYLTSDEGKGELKDLGGLSAATAGVILRELISFADGGADVFFGEPEFDVKDILRIAPDGRGIISLLEVPGVADKPALFSTFLMYLLAELFEVLPEVGDADKPKLVFFFDEAHLLFRDASKDFVAAITQTVRLIRSKGVGVFFVTQTPKDVPSDILGQLGSRVQHALRAFTPDDAKALRATVGTYPKSGYDLERVLQELGTGEAIVTVMGEKGAPTPVAWTRLRAPQGLMSPTPDAQIDAAVAASPLMPKYGTAVDPESAREILAARLEAATQAAAAEQAAAEKAKADAAAAKAQAAAEKDAMKKAAAEEKARQAEYDRILRQTGGTGRTTRTARSTQKSPMEQILNSKSTQTIITGVIRGLFGTGRR; from the coding sequence ATGACGGACGCCGATGTCACCGCCGCAGAAGCCGAGCTCGCCCGCCTCCGCGCCGAGGCCGAAGCCGCCGAGGCGCAGCTGAAGGCCGCGCAGGCGAAGGCCGCGCTCGCGGCCGCCGAGGCCGAGGCCGCCAAGGCCCGCGCTGAATCCGCGGCCCCTGCCGCGCCCGCGCCGGCCCCGGATCCCTCACCCGCCCCGGTCGCCGACCCGTCACCGTCACCGGTCGCCGAGCCTGCACCGGTCGCCGAGCCTGTCGAGGCGCGGCAGACCAGCGCTTCATCGGGCGACCCCTCGACGGGCTCGGGGACCGGAGGGACAGGCTCGGGCACCGGGGGGACGGGCTCGGGGACCGGAGGGACAGGCTCGGGGACCGGGGGAGCCGGCCCGCTGGATCCGTCCCAGGTCGCCGCCGTGGCGGCCGGCTACGCCTTCGAGGGGACGACCCTCGACCTCGGCGCCCTCGTCAACGCCGCGCCGGTGCCGTCTGCGCAGATCCGCATCCCGATCGCGATGCTGAACCGCCACGGTCTCGTCGCCGGCGCCACAGGCACCGGCAAGACCCGCACCCTCCAGGGGCTCGCCGAGCAGCTGGCGTCGAAGGGCGTCCCGGTGTTCGCCGCCGACATCAAGGGCGACCTCTCCGGCGTCGCGACGGCGGGGGAGCCGAACGAGAAGCTGCTCGCCCGGACGTCGGCCATCGGGCAGGACTGGCAGCCGGAGGCATCCGTCACCGAGTACTACGCCCTCGGCGGCGTCGGCAAGGGCGTGCCCGTGCGCGCGACGGTCACCGGCTTCGGACCGCTCCTGCTGAGCAAGGTCCTCGGCCTCAACGCCACACAGGAGTCGAGCCTGGGTCTCGTGTTCCACTTCGCCGACCAGCACGGGCTCGCTCTGGTCGACCTTTCCGACCTCCGCGCGGTGCTCACGTATCTCACGAGCGATGAGGGCAAGGGCGAGCTCAAGGACCTCGGCGGCCTCTCGGCGGCGACGGCCGGCGTCATCCTGCGCGAGCTCATCTCCTTCGCCGACGGCGGTGCGGATGTGTTCTTCGGAGAGCCCGAGTTCGACGTGAAGGACATCCTCCGCATCGCACCGGACGGCCGGGGCATCATCAGCCTCCTCGAGGTGCCGGGGGTGGCGGACAAGCCGGCGCTGTTCTCCACGTTCCTGATGTACCTGCTCGCCGAGCTCTTCGAGGTGCTTCCCGAGGTCGGCGATGCCGACAAGCCGAAGCTGGTCTTCTTCTTCGACGAGGCGCACCTGCTGTTCCGGGACGCCTCGAAGGACTTCGTCGCCGCCATCACCCAGACGGTCCGGCTCATCCGCTCCAAGGGCGTCGGTGTCTTCTTCGTGACGCAGACGCCCAAGGACGTCCCCTCCGACATCCTCGGCCAGCTCGGCTCGCGCGTGCAGCACGCCCTCCGCGCCTTCACCCCCGACGACGCGAAGGCGCTGCGCGCCACGGTCGGCACGTACCCGAAGAGCGGTTACGACCTCGAGCGGGTCCTGCAGGAGCTCGGCACCGGCGAGGCCATCGTGACCGTCATGGGCGAGAAGGGCGCCCCCACCCCGGTCGCCTGGACCCGCCTTCGCGCGCCGCAAGGGCTGATGTCGCCGACACCCGACGCCCAGATCGACGCCGCGGTGGCGGCATCCCCGCTCATGCCGAAGTACGGCACCGCCGTGGACCCCGAGTCCGCCCGCGAGATCCTCGCTGCCCGCCTAGAGGCCGCCACGCAGGCGGCGGCCGCCGAGCAGGCCGCGGCCGAGAAGGCGAAGGCCGATGCGGCGGCGGCGAAGGCCCAGGCCGCGGCCGAGAAGGACGCGATGAAGAAAGCCGCGGCCGAGGAGAAGGCGCGTCAGGCCGAGTACGACCGCATCCTGCGCCAGACCGGCGGCACCGGCCGCACGACGCGGACAGCCCGCAGCACGCAGAAGTCGCCGATGGAGCAGATCCTCAACTCGAAGTCGACGCAGACGATCATCACCGGTGTCATCCGCGGCCTCTTCGGCACCGGGCGGCGCTGA
- a CDS encoding multidrug effflux MFS transporter translates to MRDTTTIPVVPTSAETTPRTPPPAPERTSTGSIRVSDSTGAIRTLGSNPATAPIMLHPGDAIPHARRVVYVILLGALTALGPFTVDLYLPAFPIVESDFHTTAAMVQLTLTGTMIGFGLGQLIVGPLSDKVGRRIPLLSVTALHILASLAAALAPTLLLLGTARVFQGIGAAAGGVVAMAMVRDLFGGRRLVVMLSRLALVSGVAPVLAPLVGSTLLLVMPWRGIFVVLAVYGAVMLACSLFILPETLPKARRHERGATTVWQRYGGVLSDRVFIGVLIIGAMTFSGLFSYLSSSSFLFQQGYDFTPQQFGLLFAANSLGVVVGVQFASRLAARFGPQWVMAWSTSVLVLASASIIVTDQLHLGLWGTIIPLFVFMTACGFTFPCVQVLALDRHGKAAGTAASLIGAANFGIAGLVSPLVGWLAKDSGITATTMASVMVGCALIGVASLWLLVRPRSVPMLTP, encoded by the coding sequence GTGCGCGACACCACGACCATCCCCGTCGTCCCCACCTCCGCAGAGACCACCCCGCGGACTCCTCCTCCCGCACCCGAGCGCACCTCCACGGGCTCGATCCGGGTCTCCGACTCCACCGGCGCCATCCGCACCCTGGGCAGCAACCCGGCCACCGCGCCGATCATGCTCCACCCTGGCGACGCGATCCCGCATGCCCGACGCGTCGTCTACGTCATCCTGCTCGGCGCCCTCACCGCCCTGGGTCCGTTCACGGTCGACCTGTACCTGCCGGCGTTCCCGATCGTCGAGAGCGACTTCCACACGACCGCCGCGATGGTGCAGCTGACCCTCACCGGCACCATGATCGGCTTCGGGCTCGGGCAGCTGATCGTCGGGCCGCTGAGCGACAAGGTGGGGCGGCGCATCCCCCTGCTCTCGGTGACGGCCTTGCACATCCTGGCGAGCCTCGCGGCCGCACTGGCGCCGACGCTGTTGCTGCTGGGCACGGCACGCGTGTTCCAGGGGATCGGCGCCGCGGCCGGCGGTGTCGTGGCGATGGCCATGGTGCGCGACCTCTTCGGCGGACGCCGACTCGTCGTCATGCTGAGCCGCCTGGCGCTCGTCTCCGGCGTGGCGCCGGTGCTCGCACCGCTCGTCGGATCGACGCTGCTGCTCGTCATGCCGTGGCGCGGCATCTTCGTCGTGCTCGCCGTGTACGGCGCGGTCATGCTCGCGTGCTCGCTGTTCATCCTTCCCGAGACGCTGCCGAAAGCCCGGCGCCACGAACGCGGTGCGACCACGGTCTGGCAGCGATACGGGGGCGTGCTGAGCGACCGCGTGTTCATCGGCGTACTGATCATCGGCGCCATGACCTTCAGCGGCCTGTTCTCGTACCTCTCGAGCTCGTCGTTCCTCTTCCAGCAGGGCTACGACTTCACGCCGCAGCAGTTCGGCCTGCTCTTCGCGGCCAACTCGCTCGGTGTCGTCGTCGGCGTGCAGTTCGCGTCGCGCCTCGCGGCACGCTTCGGACCGCAGTGGGTGATGGCATGGTCGACGTCCGTGCTCGTGCTGGCCTCGGCATCCATCATCGTGACGGATCAGCTGCACCTCGGACTGTGGGGCACGATCATCCCGCTCTTCGTCTTCATGACCGCGTGCGGGTTCACCTTCCCGTGCGTCCAGGTGCTCGCGCTCGACCGGCACGGCAAGGCCGCGGGGACCGCTGCATCCCTCATCGGCGCCGCGAACTTCGGGATCGCCGGGCTCGTGTCGCCGCTCGTCGGCTGGCTGGCGAAGGACTCGGGCATCACCGCGACCACCATGGCCAGTGTCATGGTGGGCTGCGCCCTGATCGGCGTGGCGTCGCTCTGGCTGCTGGTGCGCCCGCGCTCCGTGCCGATGCTGACGCCCTGA
- a CDS encoding permease prefix domain 1-containing protein — translation MGVEERIVEWRGFVARREAIGADVDELEAHLRDQIDVLVASGLSEDEAFLIAVSRMGKLDELSQEFAREHSDRLWKQLVVGSAEPMRRTTGLWLALAFAVGGAVLVKVPSLLGMPMPEITRNAAVLLLPALAAYFLVCRRASPATIIAVAVPFAAAAVLLNVYPFAPGGVTAVLAAVHAAVALWIVTGIAYARGEWRSERARMDFIRFTGEWVVYYALIALGGGVLVALTMGVFSAVGVDATAFVGNWLIPCGAAGAIVIAAWLVEAKQAVIENIAPVLTKVFTPLFTLLLLALIVAAVVQAVSTGGFVDAQREVLIIFDLVLVVVVGLLLYALSARGADLRPGWFDRLQVLLVAAAIIVDLLVLIAMLGRIGAFGASANKIASLGLNVILLVNLAGSLWLQLGFVRGRSGIGRLERWQTGFLPVYLAWATIVVVVFPPVFGFA, via the coding sequence ATGGGAGTGGAAGAACGCATCGTCGAGTGGCGCGGGTTCGTCGCGAGACGCGAGGCCATCGGCGCCGACGTCGACGAGCTCGAGGCGCATCTGCGCGACCAGATCGATGTGCTGGTCGCATCCGGTCTCTCCGAGGATGAGGCCTTCCTGATCGCCGTCTCACGCATGGGCAAGCTCGATGAGCTGTCTCAGGAGTTCGCCCGCGAGCACAGCGACCGCCTCTGGAAGCAGCTCGTCGTCGGGAGCGCCGAGCCGATGCGGCGCACGACGGGGCTGTGGCTCGCGCTGGCGTTCGCCGTCGGCGGCGCCGTGCTCGTCAAGGTGCCGTCTCTGCTCGGCATGCCGATGCCGGAGATCACGCGCAATGCGGCGGTGCTGCTGCTGCCGGCGCTCGCCGCCTACTTCCTCGTATGCCGTCGTGCGTCGCCGGCGACGATCATCGCGGTCGCGGTGCCCTTCGCCGCCGCAGCCGTGCTGCTCAACGTCTATCCCTTCGCACCGGGCGGGGTCACGGCGGTGCTCGCGGCCGTCCATGCCGCTGTCGCCCTGTGGATCGTGACCGGCATCGCGTATGCCCGCGGCGAATGGCGCAGCGAGCGCGCCCGGATGGACTTCATCCGCTTCACGGGCGAATGGGTGGTCTATTACGCGCTGATCGCGCTCGGCGGCGGCGTCCTCGTCGCCCTGACGATGGGCGTCTTCTCGGCCGTGGGGGTGGACGCGACCGCCTTCGTGGGGAACTGGCTGATCCCCTGCGGCGCAGCCGGGGCGATCGTGATCGCGGCGTGGCTCGTCGAGGCCAAGCAGGCTGTCATCGAGAACATCGCGCCCGTGCTGACGAAGGTCTTCACGCCGCTGTTCACCCTGCTGCTGCTCGCCCTCATCGTGGCTGCGGTCGTGCAGGCGGTTTCGACGGGCGGATTCGTGGATGCGCAGCGCGAGGTGCTCATCATCTTCGACCTCGTGCTCGTCGTGGTCGTCGGACTGCTCCTGTACGCGCTCTCCGCCCGCGGCGCGGACCTCCGGCCCGGCTGGTTCGACCGGCTGCAAGTGCTGCTGGTGGCGGCCGCGATCATCGTCGACCTGCTCGTGCTCATCGCCATGCTGGGGCGGATCGGAGCGTTCGGCGCGAGCGCGAACAAGATCGCGTCGCTCGGGCTCAACGTGATCCTGCTCGTGAATCTCGCCGGGTCGCTCTGGCTGCAGCTGGGCTTCGTCCGCGGACGCAGCGGGATCGGGCGCCTGGAGCGCTGGCAGACCGGGTTCCTGCCGGTCTACCTCGCGTGGGCGACGATCGTCGTGGTCGTCTTCCCGCCGGTGTTCGGCTTCGCGTAG
- a CDS encoding DUF6457 domain-containing protein, which translates to MSENHLPPEALDDWAAALCEQFALAPEDVPISLILDLAADVSRGVARPAAPFSAYVAGLVAGRRGGSPDAVREAVAEISRMAAAWTARPLPDQP; encoded by the coding sequence ATGAGTGAGAACCACCTGCCCCCTGAGGCGCTCGACGACTGGGCGGCCGCGCTCTGCGAGCAGTTCGCGCTCGCCCCGGAGGACGTGCCGATCTCACTCATCCTCGACCTCGCCGCCGATGTCTCGCGAGGCGTCGCGCGGCCGGCCGCTCCGTTCAGCGCGTATGTCGCCGGGCTCGTCGCCGGGCGCCGCGGCGGCAGCCCCGATGCCGTCCGCGAGGCCGTGGCCGAGATCTCCCGCATGGCGGCCGCCTGGACCGCGAGGCCCCTGCCCGATCAGCCGTGA
- a CDS encoding PadR family transcriptional regulator produces the protein MRMHIGKDLVAAAATPLVLGILTEGESYGYAILQRVNTLSNGQLEWSDGMLYPLLHRLERLGQIEAAWGSSPTGRPRKHYRLSSAGVAALAEHRRQWTVVSEALSRVWDDRSPFVPVGA, from the coding sequence ATGCGGATGCACATCGGCAAGGATCTCGTCGCGGCCGCCGCGACGCCCCTCGTGCTGGGGATCCTGACAGAGGGCGAGTCGTACGGCTACGCCATCCTGCAGCGCGTCAACACCCTGTCGAACGGGCAGCTCGAGTGGAGCGACGGGATGCTGTACCCCCTGCTGCACCGTCTCGAGAGGCTCGGCCAGATCGAGGCGGCCTGGGGCTCGTCTCCCACAGGACGCCCGCGCAAGCACTACCGCCTCAGTTCGGCCGGCGTCGCCGCCCTCGCCGAGCACCGTCGCCAGTGGACCGTCGTGAGCGAGGCCCTCTCGCGCGTCTGGGACGACCGCTCGCCCTTCGTCCCGGTAGGAGCCTGA
- a CDS encoding MogA/MoaB family molybdenum cofactor biosynthesis protein, with protein sequence MRYTAAVITVSDRSAAGTRVDAGGPLAVSALREAGFACGDASVVPDGAESVETALRSALAAGARLIVTTGGTGVGPRDRTPEGTRRVLDREVPGIAEELRRRGAEVLPAGMLTRGLAGMAGEALIVNLPGSPGGVRDGMPVILSVAAHVLSQVDGGDHG encoded by the coding sequence GTGCGATACACCGCGGCCGTCATCACCGTGTCCGACCGCTCGGCGGCGGGGACACGAGTGGATGCCGGCGGCCCGCTGGCAGTGTCAGCCCTGCGCGAGGCGGGCTTCGCGTGCGGCGACGCATCCGTCGTCCCCGATGGCGCCGAGAGCGTCGAGACGGCCCTGCGCTCCGCGCTCGCGGCCGGCGCACGCCTGATCGTCACGACGGGCGGAACCGGCGTCGGCCCTCGCGACCGCACACCGGAGGGCACGCGTCGCGTCCTGGACCGCGAAGTGCCGGGAATCGCCGAGGAGCTGCGCCGTCGTGGGGCGGAGGTCCTGCCTGCGGGGATGCTGACCCGCGGTCTCGCCGGGATGGCGGGGGAGGCGCTGATCGTCAACCTGCCCGGGTCGCCCGGGGGCGTACGGGACGGGATGCCCGTCATCCTCTCGGTCGCCGCGCATGTCCTGTCGCAGGTCGACGGCGGCGATCACGGCTGA
- a CDS encoding FdhF/YdeP family oxidoreductase: MARKAPTTDIDEAKTRVSSRKKVAVGVPAVVHALEIAYDQMGVARSAQTLLRVNQKDGFDCPGCAWPEADHRHIAEFCENGAKAVAEEATVRRVGPEFFAEHSLADLAGHDDWWLGQQGRLTHPMILDEGATHYRPISWDDALHEIADALRAVQPDEAVFYTSGRTSNEAAFLYQLLVRGLGTNNLPDCSNMCHESSGSALTQTLGIGKGTVSLEDVWNADLLIVAGQNPGTNHPRMLTALEKAKSRGATVIAVNPLPEAGLVRFENPQTVKGVILGGTKIADQFLQIRLGGDQALFQAIGKHLLEAEQTRGDVLDHEFIAAHTSGFEEYRQAMADAPWSEFVAATGLPLQTLRRVGEAVRTSPATIVCWAMGLTQHKHAVATLRDVVNVLLLQGNIGRPGAGVCPVRGHSNVQGDRTMGIYEKPSESFLAALDREFAFHAPRAHGYDTVEAIKAMRDGTVRVFMAMGGNFVSATPDTTVTEAALRSTDLTIQVSTKLNRSHVVVGRRAIILPTLGRTDRDVRGGVEQKVTVEDSMSAVHSSRGRLAPPTHDMLSEVAILARLCALTFDGDADAPQADWTALETDYARIRSHIEAVVPGFGGFEGKIDKGRTFVLPNGPRDDRAFATATGKAMFTVNPLEYPRIPRGRLLLQTLRSHDQYNTTIYGKDDRYRGIHGGRRVVLVNAHDIGALGFAEGEVVDLVSEWQAPDGATEERRAEEFRIVAYDTPRGNAAAYYPETNVLVPLESVADVSGTPTSKSVVVRLERRAA; encoded by the coding sequence ATGGCTCGCAAGGCACCGACCACCGACATCGACGAGGCGAAGACCCGGGTCTCCTCTCGCAAGAAGGTCGCCGTCGGCGTCCCCGCGGTCGTGCACGCGCTCGAGATCGCCTACGACCAGATGGGCGTCGCGCGCAGCGCGCAGACGCTCCTGCGGGTCAACCAGAAGGACGGCTTCGACTGCCCGGGATGCGCGTGGCCCGAGGCCGATCACCGGCACATCGCCGAGTTCTGCGAGAACGGCGCGAAGGCTGTCGCCGAGGAGGCGACCGTGCGACGGGTCGGCCCGGAGTTCTTCGCCGAGCACTCGCTCGCCGACCTGGCGGGCCACGACGACTGGTGGCTCGGCCAGCAGGGTCGGCTGACGCATCCGATGATCCTCGACGAGGGCGCGACGCACTATCGCCCCATCTCGTGGGATGACGCGCTCCACGAGATCGCCGACGCGCTGCGCGCCGTCCAGCCCGACGAGGCCGTCTTCTACACGTCCGGGCGCACCTCGAACGAAGCCGCTTTCCTCTACCAGCTGCTCGTGCGCGGGCTCGGCACGAACAACCTCCCCGACTGCTCCAACATGTGCCACGAGTCATCCGGCTCGGCGCTCACCCAGACCCTCGGAATCGGCAAGGGCACGGTCTCGCTCGAGGACGTCTGGAACGCCGACCTCCTGATCGTCGCCGGACAGAACCCGGGTACCAACCACCCGCGCATGCTGACGGCGCTCGAGAAGGCCAAGAGCCGTGGCGCGACGGTCATCGCCGTGAACCCGCTGCCCGAGGCCGGTCTCGTCAGGTTCGAGAACCCCCAGACGGTCAAGGGTGTGATCCTCGGCGGCACGAAGATCGCCGACCAGTTCCTGCAGATCCGCCTGGGCGGCGACCAGGCGCTGTTCCAGGCGATCGGCAAGCATCTGCTCGAGGCCGAGCAGACCCGCGGCGACGTGCTCGACCACGAGTTCATCGCCGCCCACACGAGCGGCTTCGAGGAGTACAGGCAGGCGATGGCGGATGCGCCGTGGTCGGAGTTCGTCGCGGCGACCGGACTGCCGCTGCAGACGCTGCGCCGGGTCGGCGAGGCGGTGCGCACGTCGCCGGCCACGATCGTGTGCTGGGCCATGGGCCTCACGCAGCACAAGCATGCTGTGGCGACCCTGCGCGACGTGGTCAACGTCCTGCTGCTGCAGGGCAACATCGGCCGACCGGGCGCGGGGGTGTGCCCGGTGCGCGGGCACTCGAACGTCCAGGGCGACCGCACGATGGGCATCTACGAGAAGCCGTCGGAGAGCTTCCTCGCGGCGCTCGACCGCGAGTTCGCGTTCCACGCGCCCCGCGCCCACGGCTACGACACGGTCGAGGCCATCAAGGCGATGCGCGACGGCACGGTGCGGGTGTTCATGGCGATGGGCGGCAACTTCGTCTCCGCGACGCCGGACACCACCGTGACCGAGGCGGCGCTGCGGTCCACGGACCTCACGATCCAGGTCTCCACGAAGCTCAACCGCTCCCACGTGGTCGTCGGGCGTCGCGCGATCATCCTCCCGACCCTCGGGCGCACGGACCGGGATGTCCGCGGCGGCGTGGAGCAGAAGGTGACCGTCGAGGACTCGATGAGCGCCGTGCACTCCTCGCGGGGCCGGCTGGCACCGCCCACGCACGACATGCTCAGCGAGGTCGCGATCCTCGCGCGGCTGTGCGCACTGACCTTCGACGGCGACGCGGATGCCCCGCAGGCCGACTGGACGGCGCTCGAGACCGATTACGCGCGCATCCGCTCGCACATCGAGGCGGTCGTCCCGGGGTTCGGCGGCTTCGAGGGGAAGATCGACAAGGGGCGCACCTTCGTGCTGCCGAACGGTCCCCGCGACGATCGCGCCTTCGCCACCGCGACCGGCAAGGCGATGTTCACCGTCAACCCGCTGGAGTACCCGCGGATCCCGCGCGGTCGCCTGCTGCTGCAGACCCTGCGCTCGCACGACCAGTACAACACCACGATCTACGGCAAGGACGACCGGTACCGCGGCATCCACGGCGGCCGCCGCGTGGTCCTCGTCAATGCGCACGACATCGGCGCACTCGGCTTCGCCGAGGGTGAGGTCGTCGACCTCGTGTCCGAATGGCAGGCGCCGGACGGCGCCACCGAGGAGCGACGAGCGGAGGAGTTCCGGATCGTCGCCTACGACACGCCGCGCGGCAACGCTGCGGCGTACTACCCCGAGACGAACGTCCTCGTGCCGCTCGAATCCGTCGCCGACGTGAGCGGAACGCCGACGTCCAAGTCGGTCGTCGTCCGGCTGGAGCGGCGCGCCGCCTAG